Proteins from a single region of Buchnera aphidicola (Cinara curvipes):
- the aroE gene encoding shikimate dehydrogenase, whose amino-acid sequence MKKEKLKKKIKYIGLFGNPVKHSLSPVIHRNFSRDIKINYNYSSFLCTKSNFFKKVVEFFNSGGYGCNITVPFKRDSFRIPDQYSKKAYISGSLNTLVKIEDNNFLGDNTDGIGLIYDLKRLKYLKKNNTIVLLLGSGGAAYSVVYHLLKEKCCIFVLNRTIINSIKLVKRFKHFGKIFIFSDYLYENKFDIIINATSCGLDNKSPIFPKKLIFPDTRCYDISYAKKKLLTPFLLLCKYLGSKYCSDGLGMLVAQAAYSCFLWFKILPNIKKNIDLLKLTI is encoded by the coding sequence ATGAAAAAAGAAAAATTAAAAAAAAAAATAAAATATATTGGATTATTTGGTAATCCAGTAAAACATTCTTTATCACCAGTCATTCATAGAAATTTTTCTAGAGATATAAAAATAAACTATAATTATAGCTCTTTTTTATGTACAAAATCAAATTTTTTTAAAAAAGTAGTAGAATTTTTTAATTCTGGCGGTTATGGATGTAATATTACTGTACCGTTTAAAAGAGACTCATTTAGAATTCCTGATCAATATAGTAAAAAAGCATATATTTCTGGTTCTTTAAATACTTTAGTAAAAATTGAGGATAATAATTTTTTAGGTGATAATACAGATGGAATTGGTTTAATATATGATTTAAAGCGTTTAAAATATTTAAAAAAAAATAATACAATTGTATTGTTATTAGGTTCTGGAGGTGCAGCTTATTCTGTTGTATATCATTTATTAAAAGAAAAATGTTGTATTTTCGTTTTAAACAGAACAATTATTAATTCTATTAAATTAGTGAAAAGATTTAAACATTTTGGAAAAATTTTTATTTTTTCAGATTATTTATATGAAAATAAATTTGATATTATTATTAATGCTACTTCTTGTGGATTAGATAATAAATCTCCAATTTTTCCTAAAAAATTAATTTTTCCTGATACAAGATGTTATGATATTTCTTATGCCAAGAAAAAATTGTTAACTCCTTTTTTATTACTATGTAAATATTTAGGTAGTAAATATTGCTCTGATGGTCTAGGTATGTTAGTAGCTCAAGCAGCTTATTCGTGTTTTTTATGGTTTAAAATATTACCTAATATTAAAAAAAATATTGATCTTTTAAAGTTAACTATATAA
- the def gene encoding peptide deformylase, protein MSIRKILKFPDYRLRLKSKPIKIINYKIIKIIRDMFDTMYANNGIGLAAPQINILKKIIVISSLEPNQSELILINPIILKKNQKYIRTKEGCLSIPKKTAIINRSSYIKIKAIDHLGQLFILEARSLLSICIQHEMDHLIGKLFIDYIN, encoded by the coding sequence ATGTCGATACGCAAAATTTTAAAATTTCCAGATTATCGTTTACGATTAAAATCAAAACCAATTAAAATAATTAACTACAAAATAATAAAAATAATACGAGATATGTTTGATACAATGTATGCTAATAATGGAATTGGATTAGCTGCACCACAAATAAATATATTAAAAAAAATTATTGTGATCAGTTCATTAGAACCAAATCAATCAGAATTAATTTTAATAAATCCTATTATTTTAAAAAAAAACCAAAAATATATTCGTACAAAAGAAGGTTGTTTATCAATTCCTAAAAAAACAGCTATAATTAATCGATCAAGTTATATAAAAATAAAAGCAATTGATCATCTCGGACAGCTATTTATATTAGAAGCGAGATCATTATTATCTATCTGTATCCAACATGAAATGGATCATTTAATTGGGAAACTATTTATAGATTATATTAATTAA